From the genome of Geminocystis herdmanii PCC 6308, one region includes:
- the hetL gene encoding heterocyst differentiation pentapeptide repeat protein HetL, with translation MEVEQILKAYSQGERNFSHIKLIEGEIIKQNLSQADFSQSDLRQARLGRTDFTFCNFNETDLSEAILWGTDFSFANLSQVVLRDADLSSAKLLETNLENANLIKAMFCGANLSHAQLSHSIIIDGDFRPNCDHRTNLSHTNFRKANLSYSNLSQVLFYQANLQEAKLCRSHLNTTSKYDNLPTDLTEADLRGADLSYADLTGAILVKADLRGADLTGTILKDVNFLDAIFE, from the coding sequence ATGGAAGTAGAACAGATTTTAAAAGCATATAGTCAAGGAGAAAGAAATTTTAGTCATATTAAACTCATTGAAGGAGAAATTATTAAACAAAATTTATCCCAAGCTGATTTTTCTCAAAGCGATTTGCGTCAAGCCAGATTAGGACGGACAGATTTTACTTTTTGTAATTTTAATGAAACTGATTTAAGTGAAGCTATCCTTTGGGGTACAGATTTTAGTTTTGCAAATTTATCTCAAGTCGTTTTAAGAGATGCAGATTTGAGTAGTGCAAAATTGCTAGAGACAAATCTGGAAAATGCTAACTTAATTAAAGCGATGTTTTGTGGTGCGAATCTAAGTCACGCTCAATTATCTCATAGTATCATCATAGACGGGGATTTTCGTCCTAATTGTGATCACCGCACCAATCTTTCCCATACAAATTTTCGTAAAGCGAATTTAAGTTATAGTAATTTATCCCAAGTATTGTTCTATCAAGCTAATCTACAGGAAGCTAAATTATGTCGATCGCACCTAAACACTACGAGCAAATATGATAACCTCCCCACAGATTTGACAGAAGCAGACTTAAGGGGTGCAGATTTAAGTTATGCAGATTTAACAGGTGCTATATTAGTTAAAGCAGACTTAAGAGGTGCAGACTTAACAGGCACAATCTTAAAAGATGTCAATTTTCTCGATGCTATCTTCGAGTAA